The following are encoded together in the Pseudoalteromonas ruthenica genome:
- a CDS encoding mannose-1-phosphate guanylyltransferase/mannose-6-phosphate isomerase: MLILPVLLAGGSGTRLWPLSRQDRPKQFLCLDGEHSLLQQAALRVQHHCLLPPLVVCNAEHRFMVAQQLLEVGIDPCAIILEPQSRNTAAAVAIAALWAQQHYPDASLFVTPADHAIANPACLIERLPALAQHSEQALLTFAIEPTRAATEYGYILKGKAAAQATNLFHVQHFKEKPSYALAQQYIEHGNYYWNSGMFMFTSGCFVRELEQHQPQMLAALRKAAHFHRDLDFVRVDADAWQRVPRDSIDYALLEHSEQVLTCPLPLQWADLGSFAQVWQHTEQDHHGNAVVGEAVLQDSHNNLVVTDEHQVVATLGVHDLAVVQSGDTTLVAAKSQLHTMPALLSQVSEQYPQRRLRHRQVFRPWGSYEVLNEGPGFKVKHIMLHAKTRLSLQLHQHRAEHWVVVSGTVLVEIDGQQSQLSAGQSTFIAAGQKHRLSNTSNTVARVIEVQSGAYLEEDDIVRFDDDYGR, from the coding sequence ATGTTGATTTTACCTGTGCTTTTAGCGGGCGGTAGCGGTACGCGTTTATGGCCGTTATCGCGCCAAGACCGTCCAAAACAATTCTTATGCCTCGATGGTGAGCATTCACTGTTACAGCAAGCAGCACTGCGAGTACAGCATCACTGCTTACTGCCACCGCTGGTGGTGTGTAACGCCGAACATCGATTTATGGTCGCGCAGCAACTACTGGAGGTAGGCATTGATCCCTGCGCCATTATTCTCGAGCCACAGAGCAGAAATACTGCCGCAGCGGTGGCTATTGCCGCGCTGTGGGCACAGCAACATTATCCCGATGCCAGCTTATTTGTGACCCCAGCGGATCATGCGATTGCCAATCCTGCGTGTTTAATTGAGCGTTTACCGGCGTTAGCGCAGCACAGTGAGCAGGCGCTACTTACGTTCGCCATTGAACCCACGCGCGCCGCCACAGAATATGGCTACATTTTAAAAGGTAAAGCCGCAGCACAGGCGACCAATCTATTTCATGTACAGCACTTTAAGGAAAAGCCCTCATACGCGCTAGCGCAGCAGTATATCGAACACGGGAACTACTACTGGAATTCCGGCATGTTTATGTTTACCAGTGGCTGTTTTGTGCGAGAGCTAGAGCAACACCAACCGCAGATGCTGGCTGCGCTGCGCAAAGCGGCGCACTTTCACCGCGATCTTGATTTTGTTCGTGTCGATGCCGATGCCTGGCAACGCGTGCCCAGAGACTCTATTGATTATGCTCTGCTGGAGCATAGCGAACAGGTGCTGACTTGCCCGCTGCCACTGCAATGGGCCGACCTAGGCAGCTTTGCGCAAGTATGGCAACACACAGAGCAAGATCATCATGGCAATGCGGTGGTTGGCGAAGCGGTGCTGCAAGATAGCCATAACAACTTAGTGGTGACCGACGAGCATCAGGTGGTGGCGACCTTAGGAGTCCATGATTTAGCAGTAGTGCAAAGCGGTGATACCACCTTGGTGGCAGCCAAATCGCAGCTGCATACTATGCCAGCTCTGCTTAGCCAAGTCAGTGAGCAATACCCACAGCGACGTTTGCGTCACCGCCAAGTATTTCGACCTTGGGGCAGCTACGAGGTGCTCAATGAGGGGCCAGGTTTTAAAGTAAAGCACATTATGCTTCATGCCAAGACGCGACTGTCTTTGCAGCTACATCAACATCGCGCTGAACATTGGGTGGTTGTTAGCGGCACTGTGCTGGTGGAGATTGATGGCCAGCAAAGCCAGCTCAGCGCCGGACAATCAACCTTTATCGCTGCGGGACAAAAACACCGCCTGAGCAACACCTCAAACACTGTCGCGCGGGTGATTGAGGTGCAAAGCGGTGCGTATCTTGAAGAAGATGATATCGTCCGTTTTGATGATGATTATGGCCGTTAG
- a CDS encoding glutathione S-transferase family protein — protein MTQITLFTYDWVPELPRGYVRDLRVRWALKEAGLDYRVATVAFKNRSAEHFARQPFGQIPWLEDGELSVFESGAILLHLGEKSTALMPSAASERSKVIEWVFAALNSVEAASLPWSIYQFCGDSNDTPARKQLDAFLRARLTHMEQVLTQRQWLAADFSIADILMADVLRLVARFDALAEFKACNAYLQRACARPAFEAALQEQLAQYGEPSADQPKA, from the coding sequence GTGACTCAGATTACTCTTTTCACCTACGACTGGGTGCCAGAACTACCGCGTGGCTATGTGCGTGATTTGCGCGTACGTTGGGCGTTAAAAGAAGCCGGTCTTGATTACCGCGTTGCCACTGTGGCATTTAAAAATAGAAGCGCTGAGCATTTTGCCCGGCAACCGTTTGGGCAAATTCCCTGGCTCGAAGATGGCGAGCTGTCGGTGTTTGAAAGCGGCGCTATCTTGTTACATCTCGGCGAGAAAAGTACCGCACTGATGCCCAGTGCCGCCAGCGAACGGAGCAAGGTGATTGAATGGGTTTTTGCGGCGTTAAACTCGGTTGAAGCCGCTAGTTTACCCTGGTCTATTTACCAGTTCTGTGGTGATAGCAATGACACCCCAGCCCGAAAGCAGTTAGATGCCTTTTTACGCGCTCGACTGACGCACATGGAGCAAGTGTTGACGCAGCGGCAGTGGTTGGCCGCCGACTTTTCTATCGCCGATATTTTAATGGCCGATGTACTGCGGTTAGTGGCGCGCTTTGACGCCTTGGCTGAGTTTAAAGCCTGTAATGCGTACCTTCAGCGAGCTTGTGCTCGGCCTGCATTTGAGGCGGCACTGCAAGAGCAACTAGCTCAGTATGGAGAGCCTTCTGCAGATCAACCCAAGGCTTAA
- a CDS encoding amidohydrolase yields MSKLTVALLQHDIHWLDVEANLAHLATQLQSLPEVDLILLSETFATGFAVAEPNVERHSERIIAWLKDQAQRRQAVLCASVISADETGKFNRLYWVQPSGELDYYDKRHLFCLGKEGEHMDAGTARKVFTVKGVRVLPQVCYDLRFGVFQRNRNDYDVMVNIANWSAARRDAWDTLLKARAIENQCYVLAVNRVGEDGQGVEHNGGTAAYRFDGKQLAYGEDNKAQTITVTLDLAQLEDYKESFPAWQDADDFELNL; encoded by the coding sequence ATGTCGAAACTAACCGTCGCTTTGCTACAGCATGACATTCACTGGTTGGACGTAGAGGCAAACCTCGCACATTTAGCGACGCAGCTACAATCGCTACCAGAGGTTGATTTAATCTTGCTGAGTGAGACCTTTGCCACTGGATTCGCTGTCGCCGAACCAAATGTTGAGCGTCATAGCGAGCGCATTATTGCTTGGCTTAAAGACCAGGCCCAGCGCCGCCAAGCGGTTTTGTGCGCCAGTGTTATTAGTGCCGACGAGACAGGCAAGTTTAACCGCCTATATTGGGTGCAGCCCAGTGGCGAGCTGGATTATTACGACAAACGCCATCTATTTTGCTTAGGCAAAGAGGGTGAGCACATGGACGCCGGCACAGCGCGCAAGGTGTTCACTGTAAAAGGGGTCAGAGTCCTTCCTCAAGTATGTTATGACCTGCGTTTTGGCGTATTCCAACGTAACCGTAATGATTATGATGTGATGGTTAATATTGCTAATTGGTCAGCTGCTCGGCGCGATGCCTGGGATACGTTATTAAAAGCCCGGGCCATAGAAAACCAGTGTTACGTGTTAGCGGTCAACCGGGTTGGTGAAGATGGTCAAGGTGTTGAGCACAATGGCGGCACCGCAGCTTATCGCTTCGATGGCAAGCAGCTCGCTTATGGCGAGGATAATAAGGCCCAGACGATTACGGTTACCTTGGATTTAGCGCAGTTAGAGGACTATAAGGAATCCTTTCCCGCATGGCAGGATGCGGATGACTTTGAGCTCAACTTGTAA
- a CDS encoding DUF4153 domain-containing protein: protein MTQKQHFILRWLVPQALLQSALLVWLYLAVDNGNWPAQSPTWLVGLVTLTIVFPGLCYLRLERAGWRRFLTLAVPYSLLLSVLGMYIGAQQPQQELYNNDALIVTFVLCALITTLKLLNVATLYSRGEPITYRQLYELSWQHFIQFSLCCFFALALWLILLLGGELFSTIGIEILADLLDEPWVSIPVLTCAFAGSAIALRGMLSAVENIEKLLKILAKFLLPVLAVLAITFIASLPFTGLESLWRLENSTLMLLWMQASLLFFFNTVYSRTDALPYYHWWRGVMLLALLTLPLYAMLAHYGLWLRIEQYGLTVSRGWGVLISATLAYFAFSYCGAIIIKRQHWLIWVHKINVIGCAALFMALLAVNSPLANLQQLSAQSQVHRLQSGQVSADEFDVYYFYRELGKAGFEALQQIQQHTDNDSLKARIVRLYANRDEPSDFEKWQSQWLQGVRIANAANQPPSSLLQFIHSNNFYKYYGQGASLYLIAADVNQDQQLEWLLLHQQHNYLQGVMFTENQQQQWQSYHLQVANATDDEEQIKQALAAGEFTLTTPQWQHIDIGGARLSVPVNIYEQQE, encoded by the coding sequence ATGACCCAGAAACAGCACTTTATTTTACGGTGGCTAGTGCCTCAGGCTTTGCTGCAAAGTGCCTTGCTGGTGTGGCTGTACTTAGCCGTTGATAATGGCAACTGGCCAGCGCAATCGCCCACCTGGTTGGTGGGGTTAGTTACCCTGACTATCGTCTTTCCTGGATTATGCTACCTGCGATTAGAACGCGCAGGTTGGCGGCGCTTTTTAACTTTAGCCGTGCCCTACTCGCTGTTGTTGAGTGTGTTGGGGATGTATATCGGTGCGCAGCAGCCACAACAAGAGCTCTATAATAACGACGCGTTGATTGTCACCTTTGTATTATGTGCCTTAATCACCACGTTAAAGCTACTTAATGTAGCCACTTTGTATAGCAGAGGCGAGCCGATCACCTATCGGCAGTTGTACGAGCTATCTTGGCAGCATTTTATTCAGTTCAGTTTATGTTGCTTCTTTGCTTTAGCTTTATGGCTTATTTTGCTTCTTGGTGGCGAGCTATTCAGCACCATCGGCATTGAAATTTTAGCTGATCTGCTCGATGAACCTTGGGTTAGTATTCCAGTGCTTACCTGTGCGTTTGCTGGATCTGCTATTGCTCTTAGAGGCATGCTTTCGGCCGTAGAAAATATTGAAAAGCTACTGAAAATTTTAGCCAAATTTTTACTGCCCGTGCTTGCTGTGCTGGCCATTACCTTTATCGCCAGTTTGCCATTTACCGGATTAGAGTCGCTCTGGCGGCTGGAGAACAGCACCTTAATGCTGCTGTGGATGCAAGCGAGTTTGTTGTTCTTCTTTAATACCGTGTACAGCCGAACCGATGCTCTGCCTTACTATCACTGGTGGCGTGGGGTGATGCTATTGGCGCTGCTGACTTTACCGCTATACGCAATGTTGGCACATTACGGCCTGTGGCTGCGCATTGAACAGTATGGCCTGACAGTGAGCCGGGGGTGGGGAGTGCTGATCAGCGCCACCTTGGCGTACTTTGCCTTCAGTTACTGCGGAGCTATCATCATCAAGCGCCAGCATTGGCTCATTTGGGTGCACAAAATCAACGTTATCGGCTGCGCCGCATTATTTATGGCGTTGTTGGCGGTCAATTCACCGCTTGCTAATTTGCAACAGCTCAGTGCCCAAAGCCAAGTGCACCGATTGCAATCGGGGCAAGTCAGTGCCGATGAGTTTGATGTGTATTACTTTTACAGGGAACTTGGCAAGGCTGGCTTTGAGGCGCTGCAGCAAATACAACAGCATACTGATAATGACTCTCTTAAAGCGCGTATAGTTCGCTTATATGCTAATCGTGATGAGCCCAGCGACTTTGAAAAATGGCAGTCACAATGGCTGCAAGGGGTGCGCATTGCCAATGCGGCTAATCAACCTCCTTCCAGCTTGTTACAGTTTATCCATAGCAATAACTTCTACAAATATTATGGCCAGGGGGCTTCTTTGTACCTCATTGCTGCCGATGTGAACCAAGATCAGCAGTTAGAATGGCTATTGCTGCACCAGCAACACAATTATCTGCAAGGGGTGATGTTCACCGAAAACCAGCAACAGCAGTGGCAGAGTTATCACTTGCAGGTGGCCAACGCCACTGACGATGAAGAGCAAATTAAGCAGGCTTTGGCAGCAGGGGAGTTTACTTTAACAACGCCGCAATGGCAGCATATCGATATAGGTGGGGCGCGTTTATCGGTGCCAGTAAATATCTATGAGCAACAGGAGTAA
- a CDS encoding VF530 family DNA-binding protein produces MDNQPNNPLHGVKLEQIVTRLVEHYGWQVLAQHININSFKNDPSVKSSLKFLRRTPWAREEVEQLYIKTFHTWPYNVQQ; encoded by the coding sequence ATGGATAACCAACCCAATAACCCCCTGCATGGCGTTAAGCTGGAACAAATAGTGACTCGTCTAGTCGAGCATTATGGCTGGCAGGTGCTAGCGCAGCATATCAATATTAACAGCTTTAAGAATGACCCCTCGGTGAAATCATCGCTGAAGTTCTTACGTCGTACTCCTTGGGCGAGAGAGGAAGTAGAGCAGCTTTATATTAAAACCTTCCACACGTGGCCATACAACGTCCAACAATAA
- a CDS encoding FMN-binding glutamate synthase family protein, with product MSDFFIYAIDFLTSLFLLALGIIVLVVIYFYIVDVNQNKHAIRRNYPVIGRFRYFFERQGEFFRQYFFAMDREEMPFNRAERSWVYKAAKNVDRTSAFGSTQSLDPAGTIMFMNCAFPTLEEDAIDPEPIVLGEQSRHPYTAKAVFNISGMSYGALSKRAVLALSRGARQAGCWMNTGEGGLSPYHLEGGADIVFQIGTAKYGVRDEHGQLSDHKLKEVAAHEQVKMFEIKMSQGAKPGKGGMLPGVKVNAEIAKIRGIPEGKDSISPNGHPEIKSVSDLLDMINHVREVTGKPTGFKAVLGETQWLEQLVALIKQRGEHSAPDFITIDSADGGTGAAPQPLLDSVGLPLKESLPWVVDLLERNGLRGRIRVVVSGKLIVPSKVAWAIALGADFVVSARGHMFSLGCIQALQCSKDTCPTGITTHNPKLMKGLDVVDKTQRVANYNKYIHYGIGLIAHSCGVNNIRGLNRQHVRVVQEDGLSQTLDEMYAHYK from the coding sequence ATGAGCGACTTTTTCATTTACGCCATCGACTTTTTGACCAGTCTGTTTTTACTGGCGTTGGGCATCATCGTACTGGTGGTGATTTATTTTTATATTGTTGATGTTAATCAAAACAAGCATGCAATTCGTCGAAACTATCCAGTTATTGGTCGGTTTCGTTATTTTTTCGAGCGCCAAGGCGAGTTTTTTCGGCAATATTTCTTCGCCATGGACCGTGAAGAAATGCCGTTCAACCGTGCCGAGCGCAGCTGGGTATACAAAGCAGCGAAAAATGTTGATCGCACCTCCGCATTTGGCTCCACACAAAGCTTAGACCCCGCCGGCACTATTATGTTTATGAATTGTGCCTTTCCCACCTTAGAAGAAGACGCCATCGACCCTGAGCCCATTGTGCTCGGTGAGCAATCTCGCCACCCCTACACCGCGAAGGCGGTGTTTAATATCTCTGGCATGAGTTATGGCGCTTTATCTAAACGCGCCGTGTTGGCGCTATCGCGCGGAGCCCGCCAAGCGGGGTGTTGGATGAATACCGGTGAGGGGGGATTGAGCCCCTATCACCTTGAGGGTGGCGCCGATATTGTCTTTCAAATTGGCACCGCCAAATATGGGGTGCGTGATGAGCATGGCCAGCTCAGTGATCATAAACTCAAGGAAGTGGCGGCCCACGAGCAAGTGAAAATGTTCGAGATCAAAATGAGTCAAGGTGCAAAGCCCGGTAAAGGTGGGATGTTACCTGGGGTTAAGGTCAACGCTGAAATCGCCAAAATTCGGGGCATTCCTGAGGGCAAAGACTCCATTAGCCCGAATGGACATCCGGAAATTAAAAGCGTTAGTGATTTGCTGGATATGATAAACCACGTGCGTGAGGTGACCGGGAAGCCAACGGGATTTAAAGCGGTATTAGGGGAAACTCAGTGGCTTGAGCAACTGGTGGCCCTGATTAAACAACGTGGCGAGCACAGTGCGCCAGATTTTATCACTATTGATAGCGCCGATGGTGGCACTGGCGCCGCCCCTCAACCGCTGCTGGACTCGGTTGGTTTGCCATTGAAAGAGAGCCTGCCTTGGGTGGTCGACTTGCTAGAGCGTAATGGATTACGTGGTCGTATTCGTGTCGTTGTTTCTGGCAAGTTGATTGTGCCTTCCAAAGTGGCCTGGGCGATTGCCTTGGGCGCTGACTTCGTGGTCTCGGCTCGTGGCCACATGTTTTCCTTGGGGTGTATTCAGGCGCTGCAATGCAGCAAAGATACTTGTCCCACAGGGATCACCACCCATAACCCGAAACTGATGAAAGGGCTTGATGTGGTTGATAAAACTCAGCGCGTTGCGAACTACAACAAATATATTCACTATGGCATCGGTCTGATTGCTCACTCCTGTGGGGTGAATAACATACGTGGCCTGAATCGTCAGCATGTGCGCGTGGTGCAAGAAGACGGTTTGTCGCAAACCTTGGATGAGATGTACGCGCATTACAAATGA
- a CDS encoding DUF6482 family protein, translating into MGIDFTNLQHHQPIQKVVIHSLDMALYQVSVVINNIEYYVKDPRGEILKANSPLHIQKLFDDIAYHAMVLRHSSAYDEMCGQPTRQQDNTLEVPYGKNGYY; encoded by the coding sequence ATGGGTATCGACTTTACTAACCTGCAGCATCATCAACCGATTCAAAAAGTAGTGATCCACTCATTGGATATGGCGTTGTATCAAGTATCGGTAGTAATCAACAATATTGAATACTATGTCAAAGACCCTCGAGGCGAGATTCTCAAAGCCAATAGCCCATTGCATATTCAAAAGCTGTTCGATGATATTGCCTATCACGCCATGGTACTGCGCCATAGCAGTGCTTACGATGAAATGTGCGGTCAGCCGACTCGCCAACAAGATAACACTTTAGAAGTGCCCTACGGCAAAAACGGTTATTACTAA
- a CDS encoding pseudouridine synthase, with amino-acid sequence MSPPIRVAKFLSHAGVCSRRQASRLITAERVRVNGALAQHITHVSPYDHITVDGEEVRGLAPKRYFAYHKPVGIDCKLQPHNPQSLIHHLPAGPRVYPVGRLDKDSRGLLILTNDGALCQRLSHPDFAHQKEYWVEVDKPLNPEFFVQMRSGITLGEHTTRPCVCEPLSTTRFKIILTQGLNRQIRKMAKHCGYRVTDLMRVRIGDYVLQPERINEHHFQALTAEQVYGLQK; translated from the coding sequence ATGTCACCGCCTATTCGTGTCGCTAAGTTTTTATCTCATGCTGGCGTTTGCTCACGCCGCCAAGCCTCAAGACTGATTACCGCCGAGCGAGTGAGAGTCAACGGTGCCTTGGCGCAACACATTACCCATGTCAGTCCCTATGACCATATCACTGTGGATGGCGAGGAAGTGCGGGGACTGGCGCCGAAACGTTATTTTGCTTATCACAAACCGGTGGGCATTGATTGCAAGCTGCAACCACACAACCCTCAAAGTCTTATTCATCACCTCCCAGCAGGGCCCCGTGTTTACCCGGTTGGTCGCCTTGATAAAGACTCACGCGGATTACTGATATTGACCAATGACGGTGCGCTGTGCCAACGCCTCTCACACCCCGACTTTGCGCATCAAAAAGAGTATTGGGTTGAAGTTGATAAACCATTAAACCCCGAGTTTTTTGTGCAAATGCGCAGTGGCATTACTCTGGGCGAACACACGACGCGTCCCTGTGTTTGCGAACCTCTTTCAACAACTCGCTTTAAAATCATCCTGACCCAAGGGCTTAATCGGCAAATTCGTAAAATGGCGAAGCACTGCGGCTACCGGGTCACCGACCTTATGCGTGTGCGTATAGGAGACTATGTACTGCAACCCGAGCGGATCAACGAACACCATTTTCAAGCACTGACAGCGGAGCAGGTGTACGGATTACAAAAATAA
- a CDS encoding BlaI/MecI/CopY family transcriptional regulator, with protein sequence MIELSKAEFAVMEALWQGHPAKASEVVARLSDDTQWHEKTIKTLLGRLVKKQAVSFEKQGRLYSYTPTIGREEYTLKQSKSLIQRFFSGRIAPLVSGFAKTEQLSQQDINELKAVIKEWEDQQGK encoded by the coding sequence ATGATCGAGTTGTCGAAAGCCGAATTTGCCGTTATGGAAGCCCTTTGGCAAGGCCATCCAGCGAAAGCCAGCGAGGTGGTTGCACGCCTGAGCGACGACACCCAGTGGCATGAAAAAACCATAAAAACGCTGTTAGGCCGACTAGTAAAAAAACAGGCGGTCAGCTTTGAAAAACAGGGCCGTTTATACAGTTACACACCCACAATTGGCCGCGAAGAATATACCCTCAAGCAAAGTAAAAGCTTAATACAACGATTTTTCAGTGGCCGTATTGCGCCATTAGTCAGCGGTTTTGCGAAAACAGAGCAACTGTCACAGCAAGATATCAACGAACTCAAAGCCGTTATAAAAGAGTGGGAAGACCAACAAGGAAAGTAA
- a CDS encoding TonB family protein, whose product MFAWIIAQQAWLSALLITLVIVERYALKSLTARFIYGLWLVVPAALVAHHVELSQSVASPTVLNSYIVTPLQHASTHVSMNWEIAYWLVVTVLLLGVFLQHAQFQRRIGAKLTSTANVSNASLPIYESTKISSPMLIGFIRPRIVLPSYLVTQHNPDTLALMIEHEHVHLRRHDNIINAAALGCVILMWFNPLTWLGYFSLRRTQELACDELVLANKSATQRLLYGKSMVECASRSQLHSLAYSYYGDKNMMLQRLHNMQSANRGHIVAKVLSILLAFASLTLIATTQAGEGHNQDKTDQPQAVMRIEPKYPIEAAEQNISGSVVLRFQIAQDGSVNNVTVVKSQPAQVFDKEAVRALEQWQYQPYSDPEHEHLVQLDFKLSNDVQLPDLTERINVTSH is encoded by the coding sequence ATGTTTGCCTGGATCATCGCCCAACAAGCTTGGCTCTCTGCGTTGTTAATAACACTTGTTATTGTCGAGCGCTATGCCCTTAAATCATTGACCGCCCGTTTTATATACGGCCTGTGGCTTGTGGTTCCTGCAGCGCTCGTAGCGCACCATGTTGAGCTCAGCCAGTCAGTGGCATCACCCACAGTGCTAAACAGTTACATCGTGACGCCTCTGCAGCATGCGAGTACGCACGTTAGCATGAATTGGGAAATCGCTTATTGGTTAGTGGTCACAGTGTTATTGCTAGGTGTTTTCTTGCAGCATGCACAGTTTCAACGCCGCATAGGCGCTAAACTGACCAGCACTGCCAACGTAAGTAATGCATCACTGCCTATTTACGAGAGCACAAAAATAAGCTCCCCCATGCTTATCGGCTTTATAAGGCCACGTATTGTGCTACCTAGCTATTTGGTAACACAGCATAACCCCGACACCTTGGCTTTGATGATTGAACATGAGCATGTGCACCTAAGACGCCATGACAACATCATTAATGCCGCTGCGTTAGGTTGTGTGATTTTAATGTGGTTCAACCCACTAACATGGCTAGGATACTTCAGCTTAAGACGCACCCAAGAGCTGGCCTGCGATGAACTAGTACTGGCAAACAAATCGGCCACACAGCGCTTGCTGTATGGCAAATCCATGGTCGAGTGTGCGAGTCGTTCGCAACTGCATAGCTTGGCTTATTCATACTACGGAGATAAAAACATGATGTTACAACGCTTACATAATATGCAATCGGCGAATCGGGGTCATATCGTCGCTAAAGTGCTGAGTATTTTACTCGCATTCGCGAGCCTAACGCTGATTGCCACAACACAAGCAGGTGAAGGGCACAATCAAGACAAAACCGACCAACCGCAAGCAGTGATGCGCATAGAACCAAAGTACCCAATTGAGGCTGCGGAACAAAACATTTCCGGTTCTGTGGTTTTGCGATTCCAAATTGCGCAAGATGGTTCGGTGAACAATGTTACGGTGGTGAAATCACAGCCGGCCCAAGTGTTTGACAAAGAGGCGGTGCGTGCGCTTGAACAATGGCAGTACCAGCCTTATTCGGATCCTGAGCATGAGCACCTAGTGCAACTTGATTTCAAACTCAGCAACGACGTGCAATTGCCTGATTTAACCGAGCGCATTAACGTCACTTCGCACTAA
- a CDS encoding MAPEG family protein has translation MSVLVVCALIACVLPILAKAPLAWAQNQQGGYDNRHPRAQQHALTGFGARALAAHQNSFESLIIFAVALAVVIGANKQAAVMDTLAISYIVARVLYCLCYWFDLHLLRSLIWAVSYACPIAMIALSI, from the coding sequence ATGAGTGTATTAGTTGTGTGTGCGTTGATCGCCTGTGTGTTACCTATACTTGCCAAAGCGCCGCTCGCTTGGGCGCAGAACCAGCAAGGGGGGTACGATAATCGCCACCCTAGGGCGCAACAACACGCGCTTACCGGCTTTGGCGCAAGAGCATTAGCAGCACACCAAAATAGCTTCGAGTCCCTGATTATTTTTGCTGTGGCATTAGCTGTGGTGATTGGCGCCAATAAACAAGCCGCAGTTATGGATACCTTAGCTATCAGCTATATTGTTGCGCGGGTGTTGTACTGTCTTTGCTATTGGTTTGATTTACATTTGCTGCGCTCATTAATTTGGGCGGTTTCTTATGCCTGTCCCATTGCTATGATCGCACTGAGTATTTAG
- a CDS encoding DUF4785 domain-containing protein, with protein MKYTLTLSALAMMTSAAMANEQTIYQWPNVYQGDNTSLQQLTKSSHEYWQTVSGRELKQGVAVHVTQADHLIRVAPKARFDSGTVIKPQQLQMDKLQLRDAKTNATLALKSIAAQQQMHQAGFKDGSVAIQLKNVSAQGKPMLQSTQPLGDDDQYLVHVVEKGSPYALKAHADFRVDEQQRSLAMDLSMAQQGNASKAANNVSLRVHSPVDEQLSARYANGKVIFSQPLQHVGAAQGFYEIEADTTVNINGQQVKRTIKLPFVYSKDTITMKTAKVSALGNNRFQASVPVNVSDEGRYAIRATLQGMVAGKATKLATVEVAKEIKGVDTFNLPFDVATAATGPFKLVDVELSDHTRMLKFTPTQKFVKGPVAGF; from the coding sequence ATGAAATACACACTAACCCTGAGTGCTCTGGCGATGATGACCAGCGCCGCAATGGCCAATGAACAAACCATATATCAGTGGCCTAATGTATATCAAGGCGACAACACCAGCTTGCAACAGTTAACAAAAAGCAGCCATGAATACTGGCAAACGGTCAGTGGTCGAGAGCTTAAACAAGGTGTGGCTGTGCACGTAACCCAAGCCGACCACCTCATCCGCGTTGCGCCAAAAGCGCGTTTTGACAGCGGCACCGTGATTAAACCGCAGCAGTTGCAAATGGATAAACTGCAACTGCGAGATGCAAAAACTAACGCCACACTGGCGCTAAAAAGCATAGCTGCACAGCAACAAATGCACCAAGCGGGCTTTAAAGATGGCAGTGTTGCCATTCAACTCAAAAATGTCAGTGCGCAGGGCAAACCGATGCTGCAAAGTACTCAGCCATTGGGTGACGATGACCAATACTTAGTGCATGTGGTAGAGAAAGGTTCGCCCTATGCACTGAAAGCCCACGCTGATTTCAGGGTCGATGAACAACAGCGTTCTCTTGCTATGGATTTATCTATGGCGCAGCAGGGCAACGCTAGCAAGGCTGCCAACAATGTTTCGCTGCGCGTTCACAGCCCGGTGGATGAACAACTCTCTGCTCGTTACGCCAATGGTAAAGTGATTTTCAGCCAGCCGTTACAGCATGTAGGAGCGGCGCAAGGATTTTATGAAATAGAAGCCGACACCACAGTAAACATTAACGGCCAACAGGTTAAGCGCACCATAAAACTACCTTTTGTGTATAGTAAAGACACTATTACCATGAAAACCGCAAAAGTAAGTGCGCTCGGTAATAACCGTTTCCAAGCCAGCGTACCGGTGAATGTGAGTGATGAAGGCCGTTACGCTATTCGCGCTACGCTGCAAGGAATGGTAGCAGGTAAGGCAACCAAGCTGGCTACTGTCGAGGTCGCGAAAGAGATAAAAGGTGTTGATACCTTTAACCTGCCTTTCGACGTTGCCACAGCGGCAACGGGGCCATTCAAGTTGGTGGATGTTGAGTTAAGTGACCACACTCGGATGCTGAAATTCACCCCCACCCAGAAGTTTGTTAAAGGCCCGGTAGCCGGGTTTTAA